In Fulvia fulva chromosome 8, complete sequence, the DNA window TGAAGAAAGCTTTGTCGTCAAAACAGACCTTCACCTAAAGAAGAGTTGCAGCTGGAGCACAGTATCAGCCCTCTTTGTTAGCGTTGTTTGCAACTTCTTTCTCGGCTATTACGTGTGGCACACCAGGGCTCATATCGACCAAAGTCTTCCGTCAGCCTCAATAGCAGAGGACATCAATGGGATTGTCTCGCTAGGTGTGGTCATACAACATAGCGAGACTTGCCCATGACTGATGCTTGCCAGTTCCCCGGAAACTGGTCGTCTTCCAGAATGACTCTCGCTTTATCCCTTACGACAAAGACATGTCATTGGAGAACCAAGAAGAGATGGTAGAACAGTCGTGGTTGTCGTTGATGCCAGGTATCAAGATGTGATTGAACGCTCGTGATACTGTCTACTGACTGGTAGCATTCCAGTGGGCCTGGGCTTCCTCAAGATCGACGACCATGACCAGTATGTCTTGCCTCGGCCTCTCGCCAGGGTTGAAGGAGGTGTGCAAGTCGACAACATGTATGGCATGGCAGCCTTCCATCAGCTGCATTGCCTGGTACGTCAGCGTTCGTCATAGTGGCATTCTCGAACAGCTAATGTCTCATGAATATCAGAATCTCATCCTCCGCTCATACATGAGATATCAGCATGGTGTCGCTCAGCCCGAGACACTCCAAGAGCGCCATATATTCCACTGCTTCGACTACATCCGCGTAGCTTTGATGTGCTATGGTGACACAGCACTTGAGGGAGCAGATCCTGGAGATGAAGGCCTCCATGGAACAGAAGGCTGGGGAGTCACCCATGTTTGCATAGATTGGGATGCGCTGTTTGACATGGCGGTTGACAGAGCAAGGCCGTTGGATGATTTGGGGAGAGAACTTGGTATCTTCCCGTGACATTCTTGCACAACAAGTCCAAGACCCATGTAACAGAGGGAGCTGTAGGTGAGCGGACGATGTTGTGAAGCCAAGCTTGAGAAGGAAGGAGTGAATGGAAAACAAACATCCACTAGCGCAAGGTCTTCTGCAGCCACTCATAGCCCCTGCTTCGGAGTCTCCACCTTGAACCTCACTACCGCAGCAACATGGAAAAGTGAATGGACACCGCGTTCACGGGGCTCACTTCATTGAGATGCTATCGACCGGACATAGCAACTAAATAGAACACTCCATATCGCCATAGGAGTGGTCCGGTATTGCTGTCACTCCTTTCACAGCACAGTACTCACGACCACTCTTCGACTGTCAGTAAGATGCGCACGTGAATCGCCTTATCGGCCTTTAACATCAGTACGCTGGACATACAGCACCACGATAGGCTCTCCCCTGCGAACCTCTCCGACCCAGTGCTTCTGCTTCACTGATAGCACGACTGTCCGGGAGCAAAACAGACTGCAGAGCGACCACCGTCCAAAGCGACTCTGGAACGCAGGGATCGGTTCTGTGCCAACCTGGACGAGGAAGAGATGACTCGATTGCGGGACAAGCCACGAGCGGTAACGGCAAAGGCTACGCACCACTCGGCATGTAACACAAAGGTCCCTCGCCGGGAAGCGACATGTTACGAGTCCGGGCGCCTCAGAAGTGAAGGCGTTTGCAGACTCCTCGCATAGGGAGATATCATCAAAGCGATACGGTAGGAGTTGGTGGTATTGATGGCTTTGAATCGTCGCAGGACCTTTATGTCTGCTTCATGCACTGGCTCATGCAGGTCTCTTGGTTCAAGTCGCCGTGCGCGTTGGGCCTTGAATCGAGGCTTCATAGTGTGAGATCCGTCGCCGATAAATCATGTCCAGGCTTCGAGAAGCATAGGGCAGCGTGTGGGCCAATCGTAGTCGCCGATG includes these proteins:
- a CDS encoding Oxidase ustYa encodes the protein MSLENQEEMVEQSWLSLMPVGLGFLKIDDHDQYVLPRPLARVEGGVQVDNMYGMAAFHQLHCLNLILRSYMRYQHGVAQPETLQERHIFHCFDYIRVALMCYGDTALEGADPGDEGLHGTEGWGVTHVCIDWDALFDMAVDRARPLDDLGRELGIFP